From one Streptomyces sp. NBC_01478 genomic stretch:
- a CDS encoding HAMP domain-containing sensor histidine kinase produces MTRLALPRWAGTLAFKSAVFITVMCCALAALLGVLVHVSVTDRTVGQARGLALSRLKEATTQYEAGDSLLHGAGVDPEDLPVPLRRLAGAGERGTMVGKHRGHPTMWAAGPASGNRVLAVAVDYSQGADTIAGLDRAIVWSSALAIGATLLVGAFAVTRVTRRLHGTAQVARRISAGDLDARVDDPRTKDATLPQDEVAAVAAALDTMASSLQGKLLTEQRFTADVAHELRTPLTGLHAAAELLPPGRPTELVRDRVAALRTLTEDLLEISRLDTRREQVELDTEQLGVVAGRVVGASGSGAEVVVVRDAWVETDRRRLERVLSNLVANAYRHGRGPVVVTVDGVVVTVRDHGDGFPEYLVEHGPQRFRTEGGATGHGLGLTIALGQAEVLGARLEFTNVGAGEGGGALATLTLR; encoded by the coding sequence GTGACGAGGCTCGCGCTGCCCCGCTGGGCCGGGACCCTCGCCTTCAAGTCCGCCGTGTTCATCACCGTGATGTGCTGCGCGCTGGCCGCCCTGCTCGGCGTACTCGTGCATGTCTCGGTGACCGACCGGACCGTGGGCCAGGCCCGCGGCCTCGCGCTGTCGCGGCTGAAGGAGGCGACGACGCAGTACGAGGCCGGCGACTCGCTCCTGCACGGCGCCGGCGTCGATCCCGAGGACCTGCCCGTGCCGCTACGACGGCTCGCGGGCGCCGGGGAGCGCGGCACGATGGTCGGAAAGCACCGGGGGCACCCCACGATGTGGGCGGCGGGCCCCGCCTCCGGCAACCGGGTGCTCGCCGTGGCGGTCGACTACTCGCAGGGCGCCGACACCATCGCCGGACTGGACCGGGCGATCGTCTGGTCCTCGGCGCTGGCGATCGGGGCGACCCTGCTGGTCGGCGCGTTCGCGGTGACCCGGGTGACCCGGCGGTTGCACGGCACCGCGCAGGTGGCCCGGCGGATCAGCGCCGGTGACCTGGACGCGCGGGTCGACGATCCCCGTACGAAGGACGCGACCCTGCCTCAGGACGAGGTGGCCGCGGTGGCCGCCGCGCTCGACACGATGGCCTCGTCGTTGCAGGGCAAGCTGCTGACCGAGCAGCGGTTCACGGCGGATGTCGCGCACGAGTTGCGGACGCCGCTGACCGGGTTGCACGCGGCGGCCGAACTGCTGCCGCCGGGGCGGCCGACCGAGCTGGTGCGGGACCGGGTCGCGGCGCTCCGCACGCTCACGGAGGATCTGCTGGAGATCTCCCGGCTCGATACCCGGCGGGAGCAAGTCGAGCTGGACACCGAGCAGTTGGGGGTGGTGGCGGGGCGGGTCGTGGGGGCGTCGGGGAGCGGGGCGGAGGTTGTCGTCGTGCGGGACGCGTGGGTGGAGACGGATCGGCGGCGGCTTGAGCGGGTGCTCTCGAATCTTGTCGCCAACGCGTATCGCCATGGGCGGGGGCCGGTTGTGGTGACCGTGGACGGGGTGGTCGTGACCGTGCGGGATCACGGGGACGGGTTTCCGGAGTACTTGGTGGAGCACGGGCCTCAGCGGTTTCGTACGGAGGGGGGTGCTACCGGGCATGGGCTGGGGTTGACGATCGCGCTGGGGCAGGCGGAGGTTTTGGGGGCGCGGTTGGAGTTCACCAACGTGGGTGCCGGTGAGGGTGGTGGGGCGCTGGCGACGTTGACCTTGCGATGA
- a CDS encoding protein-tyrosine phosphatase family protein: MRTRRKQPDVPAPDSPWSEITPGLWMGGHEFRGRSGQLEFAVVRDEFDLVQTLLRLPGHGPDPGVEHHVWPIPDGPLDGTQLTGVMRLAVAACDALDSGRKVLVRCYHGYNRSGLVVAHALVRRGYSTDEAIRLIRSRRSPWALHNELFVEYLRAGLSTARLLEELAE, encoded by the coding sequence TTGCGGACGCGCAGGAAGCAACCCGACGTACCCGCTCCGGACAGTCCGTGGAGCGAGATCACGCCCGGTCTGTGGATGGGCGGGCACGAGTTCAGGGGGCGCTCGGGGCAACTGGAGTTCGCGGTGGTGCGGGACGAGTTCGATCTCGTACAGACACTGCTGCGGCTGCCGGGACACGGGCCGGACCCCGGTGTCGAGCACCATGTGTGGCCGATTCCGGACGGGCCGCTGGACGGGACGCAGCTCACGGGCGTGATGCGGCTGGCCGTCGCCGCGTGCGACGCGCTGGACTCGGGGCGGAAGGTCCTCGTCCGCTGCTATCACGGCTACAACAGGTCGGGCCTGGTCGTCGCCCACGCGCTGGTCCGCCGCGGGTACTCCACCGACGAGGCGATACGGCTGATCCGCTCGCGCCGGTCCCCGTGGGCGCTCCACAACGAACTGTTCGTGGAGTACCTGCGGGCGGGACTGTCCACGGCCCGGCTGCTGGAGGAACTGGCCGAGTAG